The stretch of DNA TCTCTAACGCAAACAGCAGAAGCTTGTGACTGTCTGACTGATACAAGGAAACCTTAGGAAAACTGCATCATACATCAATCTGTCATCGTATATACTATATACTCGAAGTTACAAGccatgcatgctttgcatggcgCCAAAGAAATCTTTTTAGATATCCGGGCGCAAAAACAGGGAAGCAAAAAGAAATTGATCCAAATCAATCGAGAACGAATTGATGAAGCTGCTCAATTAAAGAAACCAACCTGACAACATGTGCCGTTaatcgtgtgtgtgtgtgtgtatgtgttCTGAGTTCTGACGACGACCCGCCGTGCGGCGGACAGCTGATGATCAGATCAGCACGCGTAGAGCTGGGCCAGCTCCCTCAtggcgtcgtcgtcgccgtcgtcgtggaGGTCGACGGCGTTGTCCAGCATCCACAGCAGGTGGTCGAACAGCACGACCTCGCAGTTGACGGCGATGGGCTGATCCTTGTGccgccgcccgtcgtcgtcgtcgatgagCGCGGCGATCAGCGGGTGGCTGAGGTGCTCCGCGCTGATCACGTACCGCCGCCGCGAGCTGCCCACGAACACTGCcaccaagccgccgccgccgccgccgcgcacagacgtgtcgtcgtcgtcgacgacctCCGCGGCGGCGTCCCGGGTGGACATGGACCGGAGGCTGCTGTACGAGTACGACGACGCGCTCGGCCGCCCTGCTACCCGTGACAGGCTCTTGCACTTGCGCAGCACCACGTTCCTGAACCTGTTCATCGATCTCTGTCACCGGCGACCAAAACGCCTATAGCTACACACTACAGCCACGCGCATGTGTTCAAGTGCAAGTGCATGCGTAGGGCGCTTATAAATGTGGGCTACTTGgcgtgtgtgcgcgcgcgcatATAGGATGAtatgtgaggccttgtttagtttctaggcgaaaagttttttttttgtgttatagcatttttatttgtatttggtaattattatccaacactaattagatttaaaatattcgtctcacaaattaaattacagacaaattgtataattaattattatgtttatttatatttaatgttttatgcatgtgccgtaagatttgatgtgacaagaaATATTGAA from Sorghum bicolor cultivar BTx623 chromosome 8, Sorghum_bicolor_NCBIv3, whole genome shotgun sequence encodes:
- the LOC8070131 gene encoding uncharacterized protein LOC8070131, with amino-acid sequence MNRFRNVVLRKCKSLSRVAGRPSASSYSYSSLRSMSTRDAAAEVVDDDDTSVRGGGGGGLVAVFVGSSRRRYVISAEHLSHPLIAALIDDDDGRRHKDQPIAVNCEVVLFDHLLWMLDNAVDLHDDGDDDAMRELAQLYAC